From Sediminibacterium sp. TEGAF015, a single genomic window includes:
- a CDS encoding glycosyltransferase family 4 protein — translation MEKHLHIIAFDVPYPTDYGGACDVFYKLPAFQKEGIKVHLHCFEYGRGQQPTLDNYCESVHYYPRVQGHKGFSSTLPYIVSSRINENLYQNILKDNYPIFMEGVHCTYLLHDPRFKNRDCFVRLHNVEYRYYQDLYKNASSPLKKAYYWNESRLLKKYEADLAGRATFWGVKEADNDVYRKEFGCKNIEELSLYIPNWELTAPEGIGSYCLYHGDLSVEANEKAATWLLEKVFKNIEIPLVIAGKNPSEKLKKLAYSSRYSCLVANPSEKEMQDMIAKAHINVLPAYISTGMKFKLLNALFNGRHVVVNEAMIADSGLEPLCHTGTTANAFQEIILQLYHQPFSEEEIKLRKKWLVPRFNNTANAKKQVGWIWG, via the coding sequence TTGGAAAAGCACTTACACATTATCGCATTTGATGTTCCCTATCCAACTGATTACGGTGGGGCCTGTGACGTATTTTACAAGCTCCCGGCTTTTCAAAAAGAGGGGATTAAAGTGCATTTACACTGTTTTGAATATGGGCGTGGACAACAACCCACTTTAGATAATTATTGTGAATCGGTACATTACTACCCACGAGTACAGGGCCATAAGGGATTTTCGAGCACCTTACCCTATATCGTTAGTAGCCGTATCAACGAAAATCTATATCAGAATATACTCAAAGACAACTACCCCATTTTTATGGAGGGAGTACATTGTACCTATTTATTGCACGACCCCCGATTTAAAAATCGAGACTGTTTTGTTAGGCTTCACAATGTAGAGTATCGCTATTACCAAGATTTATACAAAAATGCCAGTTCTCCTTTAAAGAAAGCCTATTATTGGAATGAATCCAGGCTTTTAAAAAAATACGAAGCGGATTTAGCAGGAAGGGCTACTTTTTGGGGAGTGAAAGAGGCGGATAACGATGTGTATCGAAAAGAGTTTGGCTGTAAAAATATTGAAGAACTATCCCTCTATATTCCGAATTGGGAGCTCACCGCCCCAGAAGGAATAGGTTCTTATTGCTTGTACCATGGCGACCTAAGCGTGGAAGCCAATGAAAAAGCAGCAACCTGGTTATTAGAGAAAGTATTTAAAAATATAGAGATCCCGCTGGTGATAGCCGGTAAAAATCCCTCCGAAAAACTTAAGAAACTAGCTTATTCCAGTCGATATTCTTGTTTGGTAGCTAACCCAAGCGAGAAAGAAATGCAGGACATGATTGCCAAAGCCCATATTAATGTATTGCCCGCTTATATTAGTACAGGAATGAAATTCAAATTACTGAATGCGCTATTCAATGGCAGACATGTGGTGGTAAATGAAGCCATGATTGCGGATTCTGGCCTCGAACCTCTTTGTCATACAGGTACTACTGCGAATGCATTTCAGGAAATCATCCTGCAACTTTACCACCAGCCTTTTTCTGAGGAAGAGATAAAACTTAGAAAAAAATGGTTGGTTCCCCGTTTCAACAATACAGCCAATGCCAAAAAGCAAGTAGGTTGGATCTGGGGTTAG
- a CDS encoding head GIN domain-containing protein, which produces MKKILFLLSFTFAGLAVMAQKTVNEPHVEKRSVKSFHAVEVSSGIKLILTQGDKEELAVAAGDPAYLEYIETTVKDGVLKITRNQDWQFWKQWKNWKVTVYLSFKDLNKINASSGALVSGTNLDFDKLTVRMSSGALAELSGKADDISVDASSGAMFKGYELSAKTCDAESSSGGSVQVQVSKEMIARASSGGSIRYKGEGNIRDIKVGSGGSVKRL; this is translated from the coding sequence ATGAAAAAAATACTATTCTTATTGTCATTCACTTTTGCGGGCTTGGCTGTAATGGCACAAAAAACTGTGAATGAACCTCATGTTGAAAAAAGAAGCGTAAAGTCTTTTCACGCTGTAGAAGTTTCTTCCGGCATCAAATTGATTTTAACGCAGGGCGATAAGGAAGAGCTGGCGGTTGCGGCAGGAGACCCGGCTTATCTTGAATACATTGAAACCACTGTGAAAGATGGGGTATTGAAAATTACCCGTAACCAGGATTGGCAGTTCTGGAAACAATGGAAGAACTGGAAAGTAACGGTTTATCTTTCATTCAAAGACCTGAATAAAATCAACGCCAGCAGTGGTGCCTTGGTTTCTGGTACCAACCTTGACTTTGATAAATTAACGGTTCGTATGAGCAGTGGTGCGCTGGCTGAACTATCTGGCAAAGCGGATGATATTAGTGTAGATGCCAGTAGTGGCGCCATGTTCAAAGGCTATGAATTGTCTGCTAAAACTTGTGATGCTGAAAGCTCCAGTGGTGGCTCTGTACAGGTGCAAGTGTCCAAAGAAATGATTGCCCGTGCCAGCAGTGGTGGATCTATTCGTTACAAAGGCGAAGGCAATATCAGAGATATTAAAGTGGGGAGTGGGGGATCGGTGAAGAGACTGTAG
- the glgB gene encoding 1,4-alpha-glucan branching protein GlgB, which yields MSEPIKPTKGTSTKQKVVKDTPKKFEEIHFVDTQQAVWNYSLFTEADVRNFQQGTHYQLYNYFGNKQLEVLGVRGTYFAVWAPNATYISVTGYFNNWDKTSHPLKVRLDNSGIWEGFIPGIQEGEAYKYHIHGFNGIKLDKGDPFAHYWEKRPFTASITWQTDYEWKDQEWMKHRKKHNSLKSPYSVYEVHLASWMRPDKNDEESYNTYEQIAERLVPYVKEMGFTHVEFMPVMEHPFDGSWGYQGTGYFAPTSRFGSPQGYAYLVDAFHQAGIGVILDWVPSHFPYDAHGLFMFDGTHTYEYADMRKGYHPDWNSYIFNYKRGEVKSFLISSARFWCDQFHTDGLRVDAVSSMLRLDYSRSEGQWEPNEYGGNGNLEAIAFIKDLNETLYRDFPDIQTIAEEATDWPKISKPTFEGGLGFGMKWMMGWMHDTLDYFKMDPIFRQFHQDKFSFSMMYFYDENFMLPLSHDEVVHGKSPMIYKMPGDEWQKFANLRILYTYMFTHPGAKLLFMGNEFGATNEWNYKSELQWELLQHVSHGGMKYCVQQLNQLYKSEPALYEKQFEPGGFEWVDLNHRSDSVMVYKRKGKKEKDDVLVILNVTPVVRHDWEIYVHGKGKWTEIFNSDSKEFWGTGDVFNPSIQSKLVDKPSKCYQLKVHLPALGAVVLR from the coding sequence ATGTCTGAACCAATAAAGCCAACTAAAGGAACTAGTACTAAACAGAAAGTTGTAAAGGATACCCCAAAAAAATTTGAAGAAATACATTTTGTTGATACACAGCAGGCGGTTTGGAATTATTCTTTGTTTACAGAAGCGGATGTTCGAAATTTTCAGCAGGGAACGCACTACCAACTTTACAATTACTTTGGCAATAAGCAATTAGAAGTGCTGGGTGTAAGAGGAACTTATTTTGCAGTATGGGCACCCAATGCTACTTATATTTCGGTAACGGGCTATTTTAATAATTGGGACAAAACAAGTCATCCTTTAAAAGTACGATTAGACAATTCAGGTATTTGGGAAGGATTTATTCCAGGTATTCAAGAAGGGGAAGCTTACAAATACCATATTCACGGATTCAATGGAATCAAACTAGACAAGGGCGATCCATTTGCCCATTATTGGGAGAAGCGACCTTTTACTGCTTCTATTACCTGGCAAACCGATTATGAATGGAAGGATCAGGAATGGATGAAGCACCGAAAAAAACACAATTCACTCAAGAGTCCTTACAGTGTGTATGAAGTGCACCTAGCCAGCTGGATGCGTCCAGATAAAAATGATGAAGAGTCATATAATACCTATGAGCAGATAGCAGAAAGATTGGTGCCGTATGTAAAAGAAATGGGATTCACGCATGTTGAGTTTATGCCTGTAATGGAGCATCCTTTTGATGGAAGCTGGGGCTATCAGGGCACTGGCTACTTTGCGCCCACTTCACGATTTGGATCCCCGCAGGGATATGCATACTTAGTAGATGCTTTTCATCAGGCCGGTATTGGGGTGATTTTAGATTGGGTGCCTTCGCACTTCCCTTATGATGCACATGGTTTGTTCATGTTCGACGGGACGCATACGTATGAATATGCTGATATGCGCAAAGGGTATCATCCGGATTGGAACTCTTATATATTTAATTATAAGCGCGGTGAAGTAAAATCATTTTTAATTAGTAGTGCCCGATTCTGGTGCGATCAGTTTCATACGGATGGATTAAGAGTTGACGCGGTGAGTTCCATGCTGCGCCTGGATTACAGCCGCAGTGAAGGCCAGTGGGAGCCGAATGAATACGGTGGAAACGGCAACCTTGAAGCCATTGCTTTTATTAAAGATCTGAATGAAACCCTTTACAGAGACTTTCCAGATATTCAAACCATTGCTGAAGAAGCAACAGACTGGCCCAAAATCAGTAAGCCTACATTTGAAGGTGGACTTGGCTTTGGCATGAAATGGATGATGGGATGGATGCACGATACCCTGGACTATTTTAAAATGGATCCCATCTTCAGGCAGTTTCATCAGGATAAATTTTCTTTCAGCATGATGTATTTCTATGATGAGAATTTCATGCTACCACTGAGTCATGATGAAGTAGTGCACGGCAAGAGTCCGATGATTTATAAAATGCCTGGTGACGAGTGGCAGAAGTTTGCCAATCTTCGTATTCTCTATACTTATATGTTTACGCATCCGGGTGCCAAGCTCTTGTTTATGGGGAATGAATTTGGGGCTACCAATGAATGGAATTATAAATCGGAATTGCAGTGGGAATTACTCCAACATGTTAGCCATGGCGGTATGAAATATTGTGTGCAACAATTGAATCAATTGTACAAATCAGAACCCGCATTATATGAAAAGCAATTTGAACCAGGAGGTTTTGAATGGGTGGATCTGAACCACCGCAGTGATTCGGTGATGGTATATAAGCGAAAAGGTAAAAAAGAGAAAGACGATGTGCTGGTAATATTGAACGTGACCCCAGTGGTTCGTCACGACTGGGAGATTTATGTTCACGGAAAGGGAAAGTGGACAGAAATCTTCAATAGCGATAGCAAGGAATTCTGGGGAACAGGCGACGTGTTTAATCCCTCTATACAAAGTAAATTGGTAGACAAGCCTTCCAAGTGTTATCAGCTGAAAGTGCATTTGCCGGCATTAGGAGCGGTTGTACTGCGATAA
- a CDS encoding AIR synthase related protein, whose translation MSLYAQRGVSAQKEEVHQAIQKLDQGLYAHAFCKIYPDFLCNDPAWVNIMHADGAGTKSILAYLYWKETGDISVWKGIAQDAVAMNLDDLLCVGVTDQLLFSSTIDRNKMLINGDVLEAIINGTQEFFDTLKAYGVNIHYLGGETADVGDVVRTVAVNGTMTSRWPKDKLITNDKIQEGDVIVGFASAGKAHYETEYNSGLGSNGLTSARHDVLDKMYARQYPETFEPKLQDKVVYIGKNKMTDIVNIKGEKIPVGKLLLSPTRTYAPLMKKILDLHFNEIHGAIHCSGGGQTKCMKYLPKPLHIVKDNLFELPPIFKIIQENSGADYKEMYQVFNMGHRLEIFTNQNTAEALIAIAAELGIEAQVVGRVEASQNGKSSLTLKGGFGEVFYQY comes from the coding sequence ATGTCTTTATACGCACAAAGAGGGGTTTCTGCACAAAAAGAAGAAGTGCATCAGGCCATTCAGAAATTAGACCAGGGCTTGTATGCCCATGCATTCTGTAAGATCTATCCCGACTTTTTGTGCAATGACCCGGCCTGGGTAAATATTATGCATGCAGACGGGGCAGGTACGAAGAGTATACTGGCCTATTTATATTGGAAAGAGACGGGTGATATCAGTGTGTGGAAAGGGATTGCACAGGACGCGGTAGCCATGAATCTGGATGATTTACTTTGTGTGGGTGTTACCGATCAGCTATTATTTTCCAGCACCATCGACAGAAATAAAATGCTGATCAATGGGGATGTACTGGAAGCCATCATCAACGGTACACAGGAGTTTTTTGATACCCTGAAAGCATACGGTGTAAATATTCATTACCTCGGAGGTGAAACGGCTGATGTGGGAGATGTGGTTAGAACAGTCGCTGTAAATGGTACCATGACATCCCGCTGGCCCAAGGATAAACTCATCACCAATGATAAGATACAGGAAGGGGATGTAATTGTGGGATTTGCCAGTGCAGGTAAAGCGCATTATGAAACCGAATACAACAGCGGATTGGGAAGCAATGGGTTAACCAGTGCACGACACGATGTATTGGATAAAATGTATGCCCGTCAGTATCCAGAAACTTTTGAACCCAAGTTGCAGGATAAAGTAGTGTATATCGGTAAAAACAAAATGACCGATATCGTGAATATCAAAGGAGAGAAAATACCGGTTGGAAAATTATTATTGTCCCCTACCAGAACCTATGCTCCTTTAATGAAAAAAATATTGGATCTGCATTTCAATGAAATTCACGGAGCTATTCATTGCAGTGGTGGCGGCCAAACCAAATGCATGAAATACTTGCCCAAGCCTTTACATATTGTAAAGGACAATCTGTTTGAGCTTCCTCCCATATTTAAGATTATACAGGAGAACTCTGGTGCGGATTACAAGGAAATGTATCAGGTATTCAACATGGGACATCGCTTGGAAATTTTTACCAATCAAAATACGGCTGAAGCCCTTATTGCCATTGCGGCTGAACTGGGTATTGAAGCACAGGTTGTAGGAAGGGTAGAAGCTTCTCAGAACGGAAAATCTTCCTTAACACTCAAGGGTGGCTTTGGGGAAGTCTTTTATCAATATTAA
- a CDS encoding cell division ATP-binding protein FtsE, translating to MSETVVSLKHVNIYQGSSLILQDVNFTINKGEFVYLVGKTGTGKSSLLKTLYGELTLTEGEASVVGFDLRGMDWKKVPFLRRNLGVVFQDFQLLTDRNVHENLKFVLKATGWKDERLIEEKINDVLDKVGLKSKGFKMPFEMSGGEQQRVEIARALLNSPKLILADEPTGNLDPETSDEIMQLLFQIARDYGTSVVMATHDFIVINRYPSRMLKTENGRVADSAAQMAAH from the coding sequence ATGTCTGAAACCGTTGTCTCTTTAAAGCATGTGAATATTTATCAAGGCAGCAGCCTGATTTTGCAGGATGTTAACTTTACCATTAACAAAGGTGAGTTTGTTTACCTCGTGGGTAAAACAGGAACGGGTAAGAGTAGTTTATTAAAGACTTTATATGGGGAGCTTACATTAACAGAAGGGGAAGCATCTGTAGTAGGTTTTGATTTAAGAGGTATGGATTGGAAAAAAGTACCATTTCTAAGAAGAAACCTAGGTGTAGTGTTTCAGGATTTTCAATTGCTTACAGACAGAAATGTACACGAGAATCTGAAATTTGTTTTGAAAGCAACGGGCTGGAAAGACGAAAGGTTAATTGAAGAAAAAATCAACGATGTTTTAGATAAAGTGGGATTAAAAAGCAAGGGCTTTAAAATGCCTTTTGAAATGAGTGGTGGCGAACAACAAAGGGTTGAAATTGCCCGCGCCCTGCTCAACTCCCCCAAACTCATATTAGCGGATGAACCTACTGGTAATCTGGATCCGGAAACCAGTGATGAAATCATGCAATTGCTGTTCCAGATTGCAAGAGATTACGGTACTTCAGTAGTGATGGCTACCCACGATTTTATTGTGATCAATCGCTACCCCAGTAGAATGCTAAAAACCGAAAATGGGAGAGTAGCGGATAGTGCTGCACAAATGGCTGCTCACTAA
- a CDS encoding glycosyltransferase yields MQSIVFTVTNEISYDQRMQRICSSLAAAGYRVTIIGVKRSASSVIPIAPLYGKSYEQKRIQCLFLKGPLFYIEFNIKLTFLLLWLSYDYVCAIDLDTVLSVLAATAIKRKKRVYDAHEFFTEMKEVRTRPFISAIWRTIEKLSLPHFKRGYTVNQELSDLFFKRLQIKYEVIRNLPAVGFEDPADCKRLKKIADVLAETALEGGKNKYTFTSDKLNQLIHNQLKDKFIIYQGAINHGRGFETLIPAMKKVNAPLLLVGTGNFLTEVEDLINQHNLSEKVLIHPPIPPAELKKLTPLAYMGITIFEPEGVNQYYSLANRFFDYMAAGIPQVCVNYPAYAEIGRQFPFALFINDIESDTLSTAMNNLLSDAVLYSSLKQVCPEATKNLNWEKESERLLAFYRNL; encoded by the coding sequence ATGCAATCTATTGTCTTTACGGTTACCAACGAAATCAGCTACGACCAGCGCATGCAGAGAATCTGCAGCTCACTGGCAGCAGCAGGATATCGCGTAACCATTATTGGTGTGAAGCGATCTGCAAGTTCGGTCATACCGATCGCCCCTTTGTATGGAAAATCCTATGAGCAGAAACGAATTCAATGCCTTTTCTTAAAAGGTCCATTATTTTATATTGAATTTAATATCAAACTAACTTTTTTATTACTATGGTTATCATATGATTATGTATGTGCAATTGATTTAGATACCGTACTATCCGTTCTTGCAGCAACTGCTATAAAAAGGAAGAAAAGAGTGTATGATGCACATGAGTTCTTTACCGAAATGAAGGAAGTCAGAACCCGGCCTTTCATATCTGCTATCTGGAGAACCATCGAGAAGCTTAGTTTGCCCCATTTCAAAAGAGGGTACACGGTGAATCAGGAACTCTCTGACCTCTTTTTCAAGCGACTTCAAATTAAATATGAAGTAATCCGGAACCTTCCTGCAGTGGGTTTTGAAGATCCAGCTGATTGTAAACGGTTAAAGAAAATAGCAGACGTTTTGGCAGAAACTGCGCTGGAAGGGGGTAAAAACAAATATACTTTTACTTCAGATAAACTGAATCAACTAATTCATAATCAATTAAAAGATAAATTTATTATATATCAAGGGGCCATCAACCATGGAAGAGGATTTGAAACCCTGATTCCGGCAATGAAAAAGGTGAATGCTCCCCTGCTTTTAGTGGGTACCGGCAATTTCCTTACCGAAGTTGAGGACCTAATCAATCAGCATAACCTGTCTGAAAAGGTTCTTATACACCCTCCCATACCCCCTGCCGAACTCAAGAAACTAACGCCATTGGCCTATATGGGAATTACCATTTTTGAGCCCGAGGGAGTAAATCAATACTATTCCCTGGCCAACCGGTTCTTTGATTATATGGCTGCCGGCATTCCGCAGGTCTGTGTAAACTACCCGGCCTATGCCGAAATAGGCCGACAATTTCCTTTTGCCTTGTTTATCAATGATATTGAATCGGATACCTTGAGCACTGCAATGAACAATTTACTCTCCGATGCTGTTTTGTATAGTAGTTTAAAGCAGGTCTGCCCCGAAGCCACCAAAAACCTGAATTGGGAGAAAGAATCGGAGCGGTTACTGGCATTTTATAGGAATTTATAA
- a CDS encoding sensor histidine kinase, which translates to MFNKGFNFTNMLFMMAIAIVSGTIVYSQYIAQQIAGKERLAVEAWVEAERTILNATDTVSLNLAAKIITENTTIPIIETDDKDQPTGNYVNLDSSAVKEDPQYLQKQLAVFKRYSKTPIEVKLKAADSTSIRYYYGQSKLFREAQWYPIVQLMLVIMFVWIVIYSLRTRHKSGQNQLWASMAKETAHQLGTPVSSLEGWLEILKEKEDSKSIAAEIAKDVNRLQLITDRFGKIGSTPKTELCKPYERVQMVMEYMKKRSSDQVQFQLNGGNAVNTECLLSPTLFDWVIENLLKNALDAMDGKGSIEIDMKQDNWQLEICVKDSGKGIPHNQWKKVFQPGFTTKKRGWGIGLSLSKRIIEQYHKGDLFVQSSELNKGTVFCIQLPLAN; encoded by the coding sequence ATGTTTAATAAGGGTTTCAACTTTACCAATATGCTCTTTATGATGGCCATTGCCATTGTAAGTGGAACCATTGTGTATTCCCAATACATTGCACAGCAAATAGCGGGTAAAGAAAGACTGGCGGTGGAAGCCTGGGTAGAAGCCGAAAGAACCATACTCAATGCAACTGATACGGTATCGTTGAATCTGGCTGCAAAAATTATTACAGAGAACACAACCATCCCCATCATCGAAACCGATGACAAAGACCAGCCCACCGGTAACTATGTAAACCTTGATTCTTCTGCTGTTAAAGAAGACCCACAATATTTACAGAAACAACTGGCTGTTTTTAAACGCTACAGCAAAACACCCATAGAAGTAAAACTGAAAGCCGCAGATAGTACCAGCATCCGTTACTATTACGGACAGAGTAAACTATTCAGAGAAGCCCAATGGTATCCAATTGTACAATTGATGCTAGTAATCATGTTTGTGTGGATTGTAATTTACTCTTTAAGAACCCGTCACAAAAGCGGACAGAACCAATTATGGGCATCCATGGCCAAGGAAACGGCACATCAGTTGGGCACACCTGTAAGCAGTCTGGAAGGGTGGCTGGAAATTCTGAAAGAAAAAGAAGACAGTAAAAGCATTGCAGCTGAAATAGCCAAAGATGTGAATCGCCTGCAACTGATTACCGATCGCTTCGGCAAGATAGGCAGCACCCCGAAAACAGAATTATGTAAGCCGTATGAAAGGGTGCAAATGGTGATGGAATACATGAAAAAAAGAAGTAGCGATCAGGTGCAGTTTCAGCTGAACGGAGGCAATGCTGTTAACACAGAATGTCTGCTCTCCCCTACTTTATTTGATTGGGTCATTGAAAATTTACTCAAAAATGCACTGGATGCAATGGATGGAAAAGGCAGCATTGAAATTGACATGAAACAGGACAACTGGCAATTAGAGATTTGTGTAAAAGACAGTGGCAAAGGCATTCCGCATAACCAATGGAAAAAAGTTTTTCAACCGGGTTTCACCACTAAAAAAAGAGGCTGGGGAATTGGTTTGTCTTTGAGCAAACGCATCATTGAACAATACCACAAGGGAGACTTATTTGTACAATCCAGTGAACTAAATAAGGGAACTGTATTCTGCATACAGCTCCCTTTAGCAAATTAG
- a CDS encoding bifunctional riboflavin kinase/FAD synthetase, with protein MKVFRELANDLPAFRNAVITIGTFDGVHQGHQQILQQMKSEAARVNGETVIITFHPHPRKIVSSVPGDIKLINTLEEKTALLEKAGIDNLVVIPFDHQFSNQSADEYVQNFLYRYFKPSVIIIGYDHRFGKGRTGDYHLLEKYGRELGFEVKEISEEMLNQVVISSTRIREALLNNDIATANHFLGYSYFFEGLVVEGNKIGRTIGFPTANLHISSEEKLIPANGVYAVKIQLGSESFTGMMNIGVRPTVDGKKRVIEVNIFDFNRDIYGQQLIIRIEKFLRGEVKFNGLEELKSQLNADRNQAMAAFAS; from the coding sequence ATGAAGGTATTTCGTGAATTGGCAAACGACTTGCCCGCGTTCAGGAACGCGGTGATTACCATTGGCACATTTGACGGAGTTCATCAGGGACATCAGCAGATATTGCAGCAAATGAAATCGGAAGCAGCCCGTGTGAATGGTGAAACCGTTATCATTACTTTCCACCCCCACCCGCGTAAAATTGTTTCTTCTGTTCCGGGAGATATTAAACTGATTAATACCCTTGAGGAAAAAACTGCTTTATTGGAAAAAGCTGGTATTGATAATCTGGTAGTGATTCCTTTTGATCATCAGTTTTCGAATCAATCAGCGGACGAATATGTACAAAACTTTTTATACCGCTATTTCAAACCCAGCGTTATCATTATTGGTTACGATCATCGTTTTGGAAAAGGCAGAACGGGGGATTATCACTTGCTAGAAAAATATGGCCGCGAACTGGGATTTGAAGTGAAAGAAATTTCAGAAGAAATGCTGAATCAGGTTGTGATTAGCTCTACCCGTATCAGAGAAGCTTTATTGAATAATGATATTGCTACGGCCAATCATTTCTTAGGCTATTCCTATTTCTTTGAAGGGCTGGTAGTAGAAGGAAATAAAATCGGAAGAACCATTGGCTTCCCAACAGCCAATCTGCATATCAGCAGCGAAGAAAAACTGATCCCTGCGAATGGTGTGTATGCTGTGAAAATTCAACTGGGCTCAGAATCCTTTACTGGCATGATGAATATTGGCGTGAGACCAACCGTAGACGGAAAGAAGCGCGTGATTGAAGTGAATATTTTTGATTTCAACAGAGACATTTACGGGCAACAACTTATCATCCGCATAGAAAAATTTCTTCGCGGCGAAGTCAAATTCAATGGACTGGAAGAATTAAAGTCGCAGTTGAACGCCGACAGAAATCAGGCAATGGCTGCGTTTGCATCTTAA
- the holA gene encoding DNA polymerase III subunit delta produces the protein MSAEKILSDWKNNSFKPVYWLEGEEAYFIDVLVDYAEKKLLSPAEAEFNLSVFYGKDADWADVVNACKRYPMFGDKQVVILKEAQQMKDLEKLIGYIEQPLSSTIFVVSHKEKKVDGRGKLAAALKKTKAEVLTTKKLYDNQLPDWAGQMIKNHGLSISPKALAMLVDHIGNDLSRIENEIEKLMLNMGTRKSIAEEDVENFIGVSKEFNAFELQAAVAQKDLAKSIRIIQYFESNPKAGPIQLILPSIYNFFSKLYVLLALPDKNESAAAAALGVSPFFVKEYYAAARKYDFAAVEKVLLLLHEYNLRSLGVHNGSANDAGLMKELVVKIMA, from the coding sequence ATGTCTGCGGAGAAAATTTTATCGGATTGGAAGAATAATAGCTTTAAACCTGTGTACTGGCTGGAGGGTGAAGAAGCTTATTTTATTGATGTTCTGGTAGATTATGCCGAGAAAAAATTGTTGTCTCCGGCTGAGGCAGAATTTAATCTGAGTGTTTTCTACGGGAAAGATGCTGATTGGGCGGATGTTGTGAATGCCTGTAAGCGCTATCCCATGTTTGGAGATAAACAAGTGGTTATTTTGAAAGAGGCACAGCAGATGAAAGACCTGGAAAAGCTTATCGGCTATATTGAGCAACCCCTGTCTTCTACGATTTTTGTAGTCAGCCATAAAGAAAAGAAAGTAGATGGGAGGGGGAAACTGGCTGCTGCTTTAAAAAAGACCAAAGCCGAAGTACTTACCACCAAAAAATTATACGATAATCAGCTTCCAGATTGGGCGGGTCAGATGATAAAAAATCATGGGCTTTCAATCTCGCCAAAGGCATTGGCCATGCTGGTAGACCATATTGGTAACGATTTGAGCAGGATTGAAAATGAAATTGAAAAGCTCATGCTCAATATGGGCACGCGAAAATCCATTGCGGAAGAAGACGTGGAAAATTTTATTGGGGTGAGCAAGGAATTCAATGCCTTTGAATTGCAGGCGGCGGTGGCACAGAAAGACCTGGCTAAATCGATTCGGATTATTCAATATTTTGAATCCAACCCCAAAGCTGGTCCTATTCAATTGATATTGCCCTCTATCTATAATTTCTTTAGTAAACTCTACGTGCTCTTGGCTTTGCCGGACAAGAATGAGTCCGCTGCTGCGGCGGCGCTGGGTGTTTCTCCGTTTTTTGTGAAAGAGTATTACGCCGCCGCGCGCAAGTATGATTTTGCAGCAGTTGAGAAAGTTCTCTTACTATTACACGAATACAATTTACGCAGCTTGGGCGTACACAATGGTTCCGCCAATGATGCGGGTCTCATGAAAGAATTGGTAGTAAAAATTATGGCATAA